The following proteins come from a genomic window of Deltaproteobacteria bacterium:
- a CDS encoding DUF3047 domain-containing protein — protein sequence MMKTRARRQEVLSPWASRMSLACFVSFLLCLVGLNPALGEKKRILLGFRPPKDSETIAEGWEVLAYPRTAENEISLTTEGKRSVLHVKSLGSASALLKRVDMDLREFPILAWRWKIDRVVGMAIETQKDRNDSAARIRVIFGKAGEKPRPIPREIDELLKSFGITRTAGEPAGFKIDYIWANRVPKDKVLDYPGSRNHKVIVLESGKARAGKWVWERRNLVEDYERLFQSAPPGLSGIVVLTDTDQTNEGVEAWYSSLVLMRE from the coding sequence TGTCTCCATGGGCCTCCCGTATGAGCCTTGCCTGTTTTGTCTCCTTTCTCCTCTGCCTGGTCGGCCTGAACCCGGCTCTCGGGGAGAAAAAGAGGATCCTTCTCGGCTTCCGTCCTCCGAAGGACTCAGAAACCATAGCCGAGGGATGGGAGGTTCTCGCCTATCCGAGGACGGCGGAAAACGAGATCTCCCTCACCACCGAGGGCAAGAGATCGGTCCTTCATGTCAAGAGCCTTGGAAGCGCTTCCGCCCTGTTGAAGAGGGTGGATATGGATCTCAGGGAATTTCCCATCCTGGCTTGGCGGTGGAAGATCGACCGTGTCGTGGGAATGGCGATTGAGACCCAAAAAGACCGCAACGACAGCGCAGCCAGAATCAGGGTAATCTTCGGCAAGGCCGGTGAGAAACCCCGCCCCATTCCCCGGGAGATAGACGAGTTGCTCAAGTCCTTCGGCATTACCAGGACGGCCGGGGAACCGGCTGGGTTCAAAATCGACTATATCTGGGCTAACCGGGTCCCCAAGGACAAGGTCCTCGACTACCCGGGCTCCCGGAATCACAAGGTTATTGTGCTGGAAAGCGGTAAGGCCAGGGCCGGCAAATGGGTCTGGGAGAGGCGGAACCTGGTTGAAGACTACGAGCGGCTCTTCCAGTCGGCCCCTCCGGGTCTCTCAGGAATCGTCGTTCTTACCGATACGGACCAGACCAACGAAGGCGTAGAAGCATGGTATAGCAGCCTCGTCCTGATGAGGGAATAG